In a genomic window of Ipomoea triloba cultivar NCNSP0323 chromosome 3, ASM357664v1:
- the LOC116013103 gene encoding uncharacterized protein LOC116013103 codes for MLMMGVSDAVMCRAFYSTLSGRAAEWFASLEPGSIADFSELARKFVHRFAVSRAAKKHFTSLEKAKQREGESLTLFSERWKVAVAEIEPVDDRTAVNLLLSALRAGPLYQDLVLNQPNIYEEALRRMTDHAIAEEANAAKRMQESGGQSRRDVRRQPDPRRKDQDGNPIYTPLRDRLGRSWNKYCAYHRNQGHETDECHVLKGLIEDLLRSGELAQFAAEKKRSRRRGWKKYFKKSDKEKKDKGPDPDQDPPTAGSKQIIHVIFGGPEGGDDPDRLRAWSRDLPVCSISTDQPEKRLKEESLTETSPSEDTSRPRRWSLLLTSAEPRSEE; via the exons ATGCTGATGATGGGAGTGTCCGACGCGGTGATGTGCCGAGCTTTTTACTCAACCCTGTCAGGTCGGGCAGCTGAGTGGTTCGCGTCTCTTGAACCAGGATCCATCGCCGATTTTTCCGAGCTAGCAAGGAAGTTTGTTCATCGCTTTGCCGTTTCGAGGGCCGCCAAGAAGCACTTTACTTCCCTGGAAAAGGCCAAGCAACGTGAGGGCGAGTCTTTGACCCTCTTCAGCGAACGGTGGAAGGTGGCCGTGGCGGAGATAGAGCCGGTAGACGATCGCACTGCGGTCAACTTACTGCTCTCTGCGCTACGGGCGGGGCCTTTATACCAGGACCTCGTCCTTAATCAGCCGAACATCTACGAGGAGGCCCTGAGAAGGATGACCGACCACGCGATAGCTGAAGAAGCCAATGCCGCCAAGCGCATGCAAGAATCTGGAGGACAAAGTCGAAGAGACGTGAGACGACAGCCCGACCCAAGAAGGAAGGATCAGGATGGGAATCCGATCTACACCCCCCTTCGAGACCGATTGGGGAGATCCTGGA ACAAATACTGCGCCTATCACAGGAACCAAGGTCATGAAACCGACGAGTGCCATGTCTTAAAGGGGCTGATCGAAGACCTTTTACGCTCGGGAGAACTGGCGCAATTTGCTGCCGAGAAGAAAAGGAGCCGACGCCGAGGTTGGAAGAAGTACTTCAAGAAATCTGACAAAGAGAAGAAGGATAAGGGACCTGATCCCGACCAAGATCCTCCCACCGCCGGATCGAAACAGATTATCCATGTCATCTTCGGCGGGCCGGAAGGGGGAGACGATCCTGATCGCCTTCGAGCTTGGTCGCGGGACCTGCCCGTGTGCTCGATTAGCACCGACCAACCAGAGAAGAGACTGAAGGAGGAGTCACTGACCGAGACCTCCCCCTCGGAGGACACCAGTCGGCCGAGGCGTTGGTCATTACTGTTGACATCTGCGGAGCCGAGGTCCGAAGAGTGA